From the genome of Athalia rosae chromosome 3, iyAthRosa1.1, whole genome shotgun sequence:
GAGTCCCTTGATCTGTGACCCTAACTCTTTTTTGTGAACCTTGAAAAGTTCTTGCTGTTTGTTTATATCTGGCAAGAGGACTAACAGTTCTGGAAATATTGTTCCGAATGCAGTTAGACCTATTGAATCACGGCATCGACTGTAATAATGTTGAGGATCGCAACTGCCCTGTCTAAAAAGTACACTAAGACAACGAAAATCTTCTATTGCTTCAGGTATACTAAGTTCTTCGCTCACCTTGGCGACCAAATTGATATTTCTCTTAGAAAAGTCTGGAGGTGGGACATATTCGTAGGCTCTTTCTTGCTTGTCGTTGTTTGgcaaaattgaataactttGACCTGAACTATTTGTGAAGGTCAAACCATTGCTCTGTGGTCTCTGAACACTATTGAGAGTTACAAAAAATCCAGGCGGTGGCGATGGAGCTGTTCCAAACCCTGGAGGAGGTTCCGTAAATCCAGGAGGTCTGCTTGGAACTGTTCCCAAAGCTGGAAAGTCTTCAAAACTGGTACCTctgtcactcgttgaatgtaaactatcgattttcaattccgaTCTTTTTCGTTGGACAGTAGCAGAAAGAGTGGCACCTGTATCAGTATTTACATCAGATGAGTTTGCTGAAACAGATGTGGCTTCCATAGAACTTGCATTTGAAgtgtttttcgctttcttcttctcttttttaggTAGTCCGTTGTCTTTTCTATCATCATCTGTACTCATTCCAAGTGTTACTTTACTCTTAGAATTCCCACTACTATGGAAGACATCTTCAACTTTCTTGGAATcgtcggatgaatttttagatgattccctttctttctttatcgtttcttttactttctttggGGATGCATCTTTTTTCACATTTGGTGCACTGATGTTACATTTAGAACCACTGGATTCGTTGCCACTAGAATTATTGCTACTCGAGTTTTGTttaggttttttctttttggtttttccctTAGTAAAATCGCTTGTAGCTTTTGCACTATTTGTTTCAGATGTTTGTGGTTGGACCCATGAAGGTACGGACGGTACAACAGAAAGAGTCGATTGTTTTTTGGACTTCAGAGGTTttgaaaggctgggaaaatCTCTGCCAGATGCTATCGGGGGTGATGGTGCCAGTGGAGGTGGAGCAACTTTTTTAGATTTTGGGACAACGTTTTGTGGGGCTTTTGTACATGTTACTTTTGTCCATTGTGCTGTATTCAAGTTTGTGGAAGGTTCTGGGTTACCTAATGCTGGAAAATCAGAATCTCGCGATAACTGAGCAGGACGTATTCTTATGTTGGGACCCGATACTCTCGTTGTTACAACACCATTTGGTTTATGATTAACATGAATTGAAACGTTTGGCGCTGAACTTTGTGGTCGCTGTAGTGTACTTGGACCGGGTTTATTCGAACTTGAAACGCTTAAGTTCACAGTTTTCGAAATAGTGCTTGTGGAACTAGGAGTGGATTCTGGTCCAAGAGCAGGAAAGTTTTCGTCAGTTACGTCTAGCGTTTTGGATCTAACTGTGCTACGAATCGTTACATTTCCCCTCCCTTTTGCTTGcccaaaattcggaatcattgGTGTGGCATTGCCCAGAGTAGGGAATTCTTCAGTGCTTTGAACATCGACTGAAGGTTGCCTCACATAGGTAGGTTCATTGCTAGTTACAAAGTAATCTACGCCACCTACGGCACCAGATTCTTGTTGAAAATCTCTAGCATTAAAATCTCGGTTATTATAATCCCTACTATTGTTATGATCCCTAGAATTTCTGGATGTTGAAGAACCTGGCATTCTTCGATTGTTTCGATTATCACCCCGTGGTGCTAAAGTAAATTCCAGTTCTAAAGTCCTTGCCTGTTTAGTAGCTGCTTTTCCTAATTGCTTACCGTGAATGCTAGCTTTATGTGCTTTCAAATCAATATCTGACCTAAATACacgtgtgaatttttcat
Proteins encoded in this window:
- the LOC105685586 gene encoding E3 ubiquitin-protein ligase ZNF598, whose amino-acid sequence is MSGTLDNSNPDNTCVVCFKNVEIYSIGMCEHPVCHDCSTRMRVLCCQNECPICRQDLPKVVFTRQVKPFRHLKKGNLLDKRYNIHFDDEEIQERFTMLLAHSCDTCQERQVFSNFNSLKDHMRQHHKLHYCDLCVENLKIFSHERRCYTRSDLAQHRRKGDSDDKSHKGHPLCEFCDQRYMDNDELFRHLRRDHLYCHFCDADGLHQYYSSYDDLRDHFLQEHFLCEEGPCADEKFTRVFRSDIDLKAHKASIHGKQLGKAATKQARTLELEFTLAPRGDNRNNRRMPGSSTSRNSRDHNNSRDYNNRDFNARDFQQESGAVGGVDYFVTSNEPTYVRQPSVDVQSTEEFPTLGNATPMIPNFGQAKGRGNVTIRSTVRSKTLDVTDENFPALGPESTPSSTSTISKTVNLSVSSSNKPGPSTLQRPQSSAPNVSIHVNHKPNGVVTTRVSGPNIRIRPAQLSRDSDFPALGNPEPSTNLNTAQWTKVTCTKAPQNVVPKSKKVAPPPLAPSPPIASGRDFPSLSKPLKSKKQSTLSVVPSVPSWVQPQTSETNSAKATSDFTKGKTKKKKPKQNSSSNNSSGNESSGSKCNISAPNVKKDASPKKVKETIKKERESSKNSSDDSKKVEDVFHSSGNSKSKVTLGMSTDDDRKDNGLPKKEKKKAKNTSNASSMEATSVSANSSDVNTDTGATLSATVQRKRSELKIDSLHSTSDRGTSFEDFPALGTVPSRPPGFTEPPPGFGTAPSPPPGFFVTLNSVQRPQSNGLTFTNSSGQSYSILPNNDKQERAYEYVPPPDFSKRNINLVAKVSEELSIPEAIEDFRCLSVLFRQGSCDPQHYYSRCRDSIGLTAFGTIFPELLVLLPDINKQQELFKVHKKELGSQIKGLDACATCGQVVKSGSDLRAHLTSHALENHFPVLGKAAPLQQSNSWIKK